A genomic segment from Orientia tsutsugamushi str. Boryong encodes:
- the traN gene encoding conjugal transfer protein TraN: MQSSYNEASNYNVNLGNSSNTQELFHQGSNVNYPNNDEDLTYHGRNQLGTESGAMLFQAENSKNNALTQHNINDQNYMIANSMRIESDPLSALDSSNFVTQTSKTNTEIIQSCNEGSNFNIELIRELNVECRLENVWLSWQNRQMEFATEEIKENHSNWLKSRSDVYDDELGAQIYCLVDDPEAIVKQMKWAIANRLGVSIHHIGRNFLLEVNEKICILHYDYRDKTQELRKVAEYWQVLNPELEQLTESNECYEVNRINYDGGDRVFFDKFKVNRPYWKQKILFSCTSDPKDGCKHLKIQNCELKNSTCQKSVANICLLWQHDYSCSTEKQTMLHSSLHNNSIFCLGGNCNTPTIIPNRDIAKVAHLAMLNQMSKDIKTNPVSVFSGKHRKCKKDVFSFLNCCSSMTGWGRDIGLSQCKSKEQELALYRKKGYCYYIGTYCSSRIPILGICLARKSTYCCFQSKLARIFQEEARKQLKMNFGTPECPKCRGLTVEELQKVDFTKINMDELFGDILTKAQNSMNKDIIAGIKDKVHRMQQT, translated from the coding sequence ATGCAAAGCAGTTATAATGAAGCTAGCAACTATAATGTAAATCTTGGAAATTCTTCAAATACACAAGAATTATTTCATCAAGGTAGTAATGTCAATTATCCTAACAATGATGAGGATTTAACCTACCATGGCCGTAATCAGCTTGGTACAGAAAGTGGGGCAATGTTATTTCAAGCTGAAAACAGTAAAAACAATGCCTTAACTCAACATAATATCAACGATCAAAATTATATGATAGCTAATTCAATGAGAATTGAATCTGATCCTTTAAGTGCCCTTGATAGCAGTAACTTCGTAACTCAAACAAGTAAAACTAATACTGAAATTATTCAAAGTTGTAATGAAGGTAGTAATTTTAACATTGAACTTATTCGAGAATTAAATGTTGAGTGCAGATTAGAGAATGTATGGCTTTCTTGGCAAAACCGGCAAATGGAATTTGCAACAGAAGAAATAAAGGAGAATCATAGTAATTGGCTTAAGAGTCGTAGCGATGTCTATGATGATGAATTAGGTGCACAAATATACTGCCTAGTAGATGATCCCGAAGCAATTGTAAAACAAATGAAATGGGCTATTGCTAATAGGCTTGGTGTATCTATACACCATATTGGTAGAAATTTTTTATTAGAAGTAAATGAAAAAATATGTATACTTCACTATGACTACAGAGATAAGACTCAAGAACTAAGGAAAGTAGCAGAATATTGGCAAGTTTTAAACCCTGAACTTGAGCAATTAACTGAGAGTAATGAATGCTATGAGGTCAATAGAATCAACTATGATGGTGGTGATAGAGTATTTTTTGACAAGTTTAAAGTCAATCGTCCATATTGGAAACAAAAGATTCTTTTTTCTTGTACTAGCGATCCAAAAGATGGCTGCAAACACCTTAAAATTCAGAATTGTGAATTAAAAAACAGCACTTGCCAAAAATCAGTAGCAAATATTTGTTTACTATGGCAGCACGATTATAGCTGTTCAACTGAGAAGCAAACAATGCTACACTCATCGTTGCATAATAACTCAATCTTTTGTTTAGGAGGTAATTGCAACACTCCAACTATTATACCAAATAGAGATATAGCTAAAGTAGCTCATCTAGCGATGCTAAATCAGATGAGCAAGGACATTAAAACAAATCCCGTTTCTGTATTTTCAGGTAAACATCGAAAATGCAAAAAAGATGTATTTAGTTTTTTGAATTGCTGCTCTTCAATGACTGGCTGGGGGCGTGATATAGGCTTATCGCAATGTAAGTCTAAGGAACAAGAATTAGCTTTATATAGGAAAAAAGGTTACTGCTACTATATTGGAACCTACTGTTCTTCAAGAATTCCGATATTAGGTATTTGCTTAGCTAGAAAGTCTACTTATTGCTGCTTTCAGTCGAAACTTGCAAGAATTTTTCAGGAAGAAGCAAGAAAACAGCTAAAAATGAACTTTGGTACACCTGAATGTCCAAAGTGTAGAGGCCTTACTGTTGAAGAGTTACAAAAAGTTGATTTCACTAAAATCAATATGGATGAACTATTTGGAGATATACTCACTAAGGCTCAAAACAGCATGAACAAAGACATTATTGCAGGAATCAAAGATAAAGTTCATCGTATGCAACAAACTTAG
- the trbC gene encoding type-F conjugative transfer system pilin assembly protein TrbC produces MGQQKTFIFVSFSMSDEALKSYFAESQKAGAQLIMRGLINNSFTQTKNKTMELGISFDIDPSLFEQYKIDVVPVIVIDDEKRGLTKKLTGHIPLAIALEIMNENTQ; encoded by the coding sequence TTGGGCCAGCAAAAAACTTTTATTTTTGTCTCATTTTCAATGAGTGATGAGGCTTTAAAAAGCTATTTTGCTGAATCTCAAAAGGCTGGAGCTCAATTGATTATGCGTGGGTTAATTAATAACTCATTTACACAAACAAAGAATAAAACTATGGAGCTTGGTATTAGCTTCGATATAGATCCTAGCTTGTTTGAACAATATAAAATTGATGTTGTTCCTGTGATAGTAATAGATGATGAAAAAAGAGGATTAACCAAGAAATTAACTGGCCATATTCCTTTAGCAATAGCATTAGAAATTATGAATGAGAATACTCAATGA